From a region of the Theobroma cacao cultivar B97-61/B2 chromosome 8, Criollo_cocoa_genome_V2, whole genome shotgun sequence genome:
- the LOC18592386 gene encoding pentatricopeptide repeat-containing protein At1g77405 has translation MIPTKPLQRSHSAIVHQVLSIMLQNRPFDSQLASSTTSNPWTTDSVSDILRSVSKFFFQSPRSIGSQTGFRHRAPLKQRNIKQENFKNSQNVLILGPAAYRDPKRVALGIDKAMEFYIWVEIFFGFAHNEKTCKEMAFVLAKGNDLKVLWHFLKDMSRRENSGLVTTSTVTCLIKVLGEEGLVNEALACFYRMKQFRCKPDVFAYNMIIHALCRVGNFNKARFLLEQMELPGFICPPDVYTYTILISSYCKFSMQTGCRKAIRRRLYEANHLFRLMLFKGFVPDVVTYNCLIDGCCKTYRIERALELYDDMNKRDCVPNRITFNSFIRYYCAVNEIDKGIEMMRRMQQMNHGLATNSSYTPIIHALCEEGRVLEAKDFLLELISGGSIPREYTYKLVCDTLNSVGAANLIDDELHKRIRDGIESRCRQVMKVKQIKFT, from the coding sequence ATGATCCCGACAAAGCCTTTGCAACGCAGCCACAGTGCCATAGTACACCAAGTATTATCAATAATGCTCCAAAACCGACCCTTTGATTCCCAGCTCGCTTCCTCAACAACCTCAAATCCATGGACGACAGATTCAGTTTCGGACATCTTAAGATCcgtttcaaaattcttcttccaaTCCCCTCGTTCCATTGGCAGCCAGACGGGTTTCCGCCACCGTGCTCCtttaaaacaaagaaacatcaagcaagaaaattttaagaattcCCAAAATGTTCTTATCCTTGGCCCTGCTGCTTATAGAGACCCCAAAAGGGTAGCTTTAGGAATAGATAAAGCAATGGAATTCTATATCTGggtagaaattttttttgggtttgcCCATAATGAGAAAACTTGTAAAGAAATGGCCTTCGTTTTGGCTAAAGGTAATGACTTGAAGGTCCTTTGGCATTTTCTCAAAGATATGTCCAGGAGAGAAAATTCGGGGCTTGTTACGACGTCTACTGTCACCTGTTTGATTAAAGTTCTAGGAGAAGAAGGGTTAGTTAATGAAGCATTGGCTTGTTTTTATAGAATGAAGCAGTTCCGTTGCAAACCTGATGTTTTTGCTTATAATATGATTATTCATGCTCTTTGTAGAGTTGGGAATTTCAATAAAGCAAGGTTCTTGTTGGAACAGATGGAGTTACCAGGGTTTATTTGTCCACCAGATGTGTATACTTATACGATTTTGATAAGTTCTTATTGTAAATTTAGTATGCAAACTGGATGTAGAAAGGCGATTAGGAGGAGGCTTTACGAGGCAAATCACTTGTTTCGGCTAATGTTGTTTAAGGGTTTTGTTCCTGATGTTGTGACTTATAATTGTTTGATTGACGGTTGCTGTAAGACATATCGGATTGAAAGGGCTTTGGAACTTTATGATGATATGAATAAACGGGATTGTGTCCCTAACCGGATCacatttaattcttttattagGTACTATTGTGCTGTTAATGAGATTGATAAGGGTATTGAGATGATGCGCAGGATGCAACAGATGAATCATGGGTTAGCAACTAATAGTTCTTATACTCCCATTATACATGCTCTGTGTGAAGAGGGAAGGGTGTTGGAGGCTAAGGattttcttcttgagttgatcAGTGGGGGATCTATTCCCAGAGAGTATACATATAAGTTAGTTTGTGATACATTGAATTCAGTAGGAGCGGCCAATTTGATAGATGATGAGCTGcataaaagaataagagatGGTATAGAGAGCAGATGTAGGCAAGTGATGAAGGTGAAACAAATAAAGTTCACATAA
- the LOC18592387 gene encoding POU domain, class 6, transcription factor 2 yields the protein MAVDDSFKKPGAVPFKWEIRPGVPKVQQQQKQQEQSPQKQKQKHQKQKQSPPPLPPPASPFINQRSLPTPPGTPRQKLKPPPAGSYFVLTPEPRSHSFRSAPRARSERWRLEQPARVRPECVSPGCFPSPLLMHKGSKRKTQKPEPNYISDLETPSRWSLSSRRSRSPFYGSPASSFSSFRSSPRPVADAEWAGFGLF from the coding sequence ATGGCTGTGGATGATTCCTTCAAGAAGCCTGGAGCTGTTCCTTTTAAGTGGGAGATCCGACCTGGTGTTCCCAAGGTCCAGCAACAGCAAAAACAACAAGAGCAATCACCACAGAAACAGAAACAGAAACatcaaaagcaaaagcaatcGCCGCCGCCATTGCCACCTCCAGCATCACCTTTTATAAACCAACGTTCATTGCCAACTCCACCAGGAACTCCTCGACAAAAGCTAAAACCCCCGCCAGCTGGATCCTACTTCGTCCTAACACCGGAGCCCCGAAGTCACTCTTTCAGGTCTGCACCACGTGCCCGGTCTGAGCGTTGGCGGTTAGAGCAACCCGCCCGGGTCCGACCCGAATGTGTTTCACCCGGGTGCTTCCCATCACCATTGCTTATGCATAAAGGAAGCAAGAGGAAAACCCAAAAGCCCGAACCCAACTATATTTCGGACCTTGAGACGCCGTCGCGGTGGTCACTATCAAGCCGGAGGTCACGTTCGCCGTTCTATGGGTCTCCAGCGTCATCCTTTTCATCTTTTAGGTCATCGCCCCGACCCGTGGCTGATGCCGAATGGGCCGGGTTTGgacttttttga
- the LOC18592388 gene encoding replication factor C subunit 4 isoform X1, protein MAPVLQSSQPWVEKYRPKQVKDVAHQDEVVRVLTNTLETSNCPHMLFYGPPGTGKTTTALAIAHQLFGPELYKSRVLELNASDERGINVVRTKIKDFAAVAVGSGQRQGGYPCPPFKIIILDEADSMTEDAQNALRRTMETYYKVTRFFFICNYISRIIEPLASRCAKFRFKALSEEIMSNRVLHICNEEGLHLDSEALSTLSSISQGDLRRAITYLQGAARLFGSTISSKDLLSVSGVIPQEVVEALYAACKSGNFDLANKEVNNVIAEGFPVSQMLSQLFDVVVEADDIPDEQKARICKSLAEADKWMVQMSTCSCWMWPATQCELCVTCHKNSVLKVRGQPRLGCRGF, encoded by the exons ATGGCGCCAGTATTGCAGAGCTCCCAACCTTGGGTTGAAAAATA TCGGCCAAAGCAAGTGAAAGATGTGGCGCACCAAGACGAGGTGGTTCGAGTTCTCACCAACACCCTCGAGACTTCTAAT TGCCCGCATATGCTCTTCTACGGCCCACCCGGCACCGGCAAAACCACTACGGCACTCGCCATCGCCCATCAACTCTTTGG ACCTGAACTCTACAAGTCTAGGGTGTTGGAGCTAAATGCAAGTGATGAACGTGGAATCAATGTTGTTCGTACAAAGATCAAAGATTTTGCTGCTGTTGCTGTAGGATCTGGTCAGCGTCAGGG GGGTTATCCTTGTCCACCGTTCAAGATCATTATTCTTGATGAAGCAGATTCAATGACAGAAGATGCACAG AATGCCTTGAGACGTACCATGGAAACTTACTACAAAGTTACAAGATTCTTTTTCATATGTAACTACATAAGCAG GATCATAGAGCCGCTTGCTTCAAGATGTGCAAAGTTCAGGTTCAAGGCACTTTCGGAAGAAATAATGAGCAATCGTGTATTGCATATTTGTAATGAAGAAGGTCTTCATTTAGATTCAGAG GCTCTTTCAACATTAAGTTCCATTTCACAAGGTGATCTTCGTCGGGCTATTACATACTTGCAG GGAGCTGCTCGCTTATTTGGATCAACAATTTCGTCGAAGGACCTACTTAGTGTATCTGGG GTTATCCCTCAAGAAGTTGTTGAGGCACTTTATGCTGCTTGCAAAAGTGGCAACTTCGATTTGGCAAACAAGGAAGTCAATAACGTCATTGCAGAAGGGTTTCCTGTTTCTCAGATGCTTTCTCAG TTATTTGATGTGGTTGTTGAGGCAGATGATATACCAGATGAACAAAAAGCTAGAATTTGCAAGAGTTTGGCTGAGGCAGATAAG TGGATGGTGCAGATGAGTACTTGCAGCTGCTGGATGTGGCCAGCAACACAATGCGAGCTTTGTGTAACATGCCACAAGAATTCTGTTTTGAAAGTTAGGGGACAACCTAGATTGGGATGCAGGGGCTTTTGA
- the LOC18592388 gene encoding replication factor C subunit 4 isoform X2 → MAPVLQSSQPWVEKYRPKQVKDVAHQDEVVRVLTNTLETSNCPHMLFYGPPGTGKTTTALAIAHQLFGPELYKSRVLELNASDERGINVVRTKIKDFAAVAVGSGQRQGGYPCPPFKIIILDEADSMTEDAQNALRRTMETYYKVTRFFFICNYISRIIEPLASRCAKFRFKALSEEIMSNRVLHICNEEGLHLDSEALSTLSSISQGDLRRAITYLQGAARLFGSTISSKDLLSVSGVIPQEVVEALYAACKSGNFDLANKEVNNVIAEGFPVSQMLSQLFDVVVEADDIPDEQKARICKSLAEADKRLVDGADEYLQLLDVASNTMRALCNMPQEFCFES, encoded by the exons ATGGCGCCAGTATTGCAGAGCTCCCAACCTTGGGTTGAAAAATA TCGGCCAAAGCAAGTGAAAGATGTGGCGCACCAAGACGAGGTGGTTCGAGTTCTCACCAACACCCTCGAGACTTCTAAT TGCCCGCATATGCTCTTCTACGGCCCACCCGGCACCGGCAAAACCACTACGGCACTCGCCATCGCCCATCAACTCTTTGG ACCTGAACTCTACAAGTCTAGGGTGTTGGAGCTAAATGCAAGTGATGAACGTGGAATCAATGTTGTTCGTACAAAGATCAAAGATTTTGCTGCTGTTGCTGTAGGATCTGGTCAGCGTCAGGG GGGTTATCCTTGTCCACCGTTCAAGATCATTATTCTTGATGAAGCAGATTCAATGACAGAAGATGCACAG AATGCCTTGAGACGTACCATGGAAACTTACTACAAAGTTACAAGATTCTTTTTCATATGTAACTACATAAGCAG GATCATAGAGCCGCTTGCTTCAAGATGTGCAAAGTTCAGGTTCAAGGCACTTTCGGAAGAAATAATGAGCAATCGTGTATTGCATATTTGTAATGAAGAAGGTCTTCATTTAGATTCAGAG GCTCTTTCAACATTAAGTTCCATTTCACAAGGTGATCTTCGTCGGGCTATTACATACTTGCAG GGAGCTGCTCGCTTATTTGGATCAACAATTTCGTCGAAGGACCTACTTAGTGTATCTGGG GTTATCCCTCAAGAAGTTGTTGAGGCACTTTATGCTGCTTGCAAAAGTGGCAACTTCGATTTGGCAAACAAGGAAGTCAATAACGTCATTGCAGAAGGGTTTCCTGTTTCTCAGATGCTTTCTCAG TTATTTGATGTGGTTGTTGAGGCAGATGATATACCAGATGAACAAAAAGCTAGAATTTGCAAGAGTTTGGCTGAGGCAGATAAG CGTCTAGTGGATGGTGCAGATGAGTACTTGCAGCTGCTGGATGTGGCCAGCAACACAATGCGAGCTTTGTGTAACATGCCACAAGAATTCTGTTTTGAAAGTTAG